One window from the genome of Longimicrobium sp. encodes:
- a CDS encoding sugar transferase yields the protein MSAAVKRLVDVLASAGGLLVLSPVLLAVAVAVRWSMGSPVLFRQVRPGRHAVPFAMYKFRTMRDAHDENGNPLPDGERLTAVGRFLRKTSLDELPELINVLRGDMSLVGPRPLLMRYLPYYTPREQRRHDVRPGITGWAQVNGRNTARWAERLEMDVWYVEHQSLWLDLKVLARTAASLLGQKGVVVDPRSAMLNLDEERWPGGEPR from the coding sequence GTGAGCGCGGCCGTCAAGCGCCTGGTGGACGTGCTGGCGTCGGCGGGGGGGCTGCTGGTGCTCTCGCCCGTGCTCCTGGCCGTGGCGGTGGCGGTTCGCTGGTCGATGGGCTCGCCGGTCCTCTTCCGGCAGGTGCGCCCCGGGCGGCACGCGGTGCCGTTCGCGATGTACAAGTTCCGCACGATGCGCGACGCGCACGACGAGAACGGGAACCCGCTGCCCGACGGCGAGCGGCTGACGGCGGTGGGGCGCTTCCTGCGCAAGACCAGCCTCGACGAGCTGCCGGAGCTCATCAACGTGCTCCGCGGCGACATGAGCCTGGTGGGGCCGCGCCCTCTGCTGATGCGCTACCTGCCGTACTACACGCCGCGGGAGCAGCGCCGGCACGACGTACGGCCGGGGATCACCGGCTGGGCGCAGGTGAACGGCCGCAACACCGCCCGCTGGGCCGAGCGGCTGGAGATGGACGTGTGGTACGTGGAGCACCAGAGCCTCTGGCTCGACCTCAAGGTGCTCGCGCGCACGGCCGCCTCGCTGCTGGGGCAGAAGGGCGTGGTGGTGGACCCCCGCAGCG
- a CDS encoding glycosyltransferase family 4 protein, producing MGALSSAPTTVLVLGGYAQSLVTFRGSLLRAMVERGHRVVACAPAASPEIVEALAGMGVTYRDVPFNRTGLRPDEDLRTLAALVALFREVRPDVILGYTIKPVIWGLLAARIARVPRRFAMITGLGYAFMSEGREGRVVRALARRLYRLSLRGADRVFFQNPDDRATFERLRLVRDPGQGVIVNGSGVETDHYTPVPLPEGPASFLLMARFLADKGIREFVEAARMVRARHPEAVFRMAGFRDDDNPTSISQEELDAWGREGIVEFLGWLPDVRPTIAGTTVYVLPSYGEGTPRSVLEAMAMGRPIVTTDAPGCRETVRDGVNGFLVPVRDAAALARAMEALVVDRALVERMGRESRRIAEEKYDVHKVNRVILETMGLAGPEPA from the coding sequence GGTCACCTTTCGCGGGTCGCTGCTGCGCGCCATGGTCGAGCGGGGGCATCGCGTGGTCGCCTGCGCCCCCGCGGCCTCGCCGGAGATCGTGGAGGCGCTGGCGGGCATGGGGGTCACGTACCGCGACGTCCCCTTCAACCGCACCGGGCTGCGGCCGGACGAGGACCTGCGCACCCTGGCCGCGCTGGTGGCGCTCTTTCGCGAGGTGCGGCCGGACGTGATCCTGGGCTACACCATCAAGCCGGTGATCTGGGGGCTGCTGGCGGCACGGATCGCGCGGGTGCCGCGGCGCTTCGCCATGATCACGGGGCTCGGCTACGCCTTCATGAGCGAGGGGCGCGAGGGAAGGGTGGTGCGGGCCCTGGCCCGGCGGCTCTACCGGCTCAGCCTGCGCGGCGCGGACCGCGTCTTCTTCCAGAACCCGGACGACCGCGCCACATTCGAGCGGCTGCGCCTCGTGCGCGACCCCGGGCAGGGAGTGATCGTCAACGGCAGCGGCGTGGAGACCGACCACTACACGCCGGTGCCGCTGCCAGAAGGGCCCGCCTCGTTCCTGCTGATGGCGCGCTTCCTGGCGGACAAGGGGATCCGCGAGTTCGTGGAGGCCGCGCGCATGGTCCGCGCGCGGCACCCGGAGGCGGTCTTCCGCATGGCGGGGTTCCGCGACGACGACAACCCCACCAGCATCTCGCAGGAGGAGCTGGACGCGTGGGGGCGCGAGGGGATCGTCGAGTTCCTGGGCTGGCTGCCGGACGTGCGTCCCACCATCGCCGGGACCACCGTGTACGTCCTCCCCTCCTACGGCGAGGGGACGCCGCGCTCGGTGCTGGAGGCGATGGCGATGGGGCGCCCCATCGTGACCACCGACGCACCCGGCTGCCGCGAGACGGTGCGGGACGGCGTCAACGGCTTCCTGGTGCCCGTACGCGACGCCGCCGCGCTGGCCCGGGCCATGGAGGCGCTGGTGGTGGACCGCGCGCTGGTGGAGCGGATGGGGCGCGAGTCCCGCCGCATCGCCGAAGAGAAGTACGACGTCCACAAGGTAAACCGCGTCATCCTGGAGACGATGGGTCTGGCGGGCCCGGAGCCGGCGTGA